A stretch of the Actinoalloteichus fjordicus genome encodes the following:
- the tgmB gene encoding ATP-grasp ribosomal peptide maturase — MTSQTTAPTVVVFAQETDAPVDAVVCELTERGVAVFRADTSWFPNRLVLDAGLDATGRWTGALVTEHRRVDLEAITAVWYRDPAAFRFPDSLTDVERAYAHREARLGFGGVLAALPGVLWVNNPNRAVDAMFKPVQLATAAAGGLRVPATLVTNDPAAVTAFAAANTDDGAESSKSGVVCKSFGSNAVTEGGRLKVAYTHRLTDADLADLRSVASTATQVQRWVDKSHEARVIVIGRRMFTILIHAHSAAARVDWRADYGALTYELVDTPLDIERGLRAYMDILGLAYAAVDFAFDTDGRAWFLESNGSGQYGWLESRTGAPISAALADLLTEGTSW, encoded by the coding sequence GTGACCTCCCAGACAACCGCCCCGACAGTGGTGGTGTTTGCCCAAGAGACCGACGCCCCGGTCGACGCGGTCGTCTGTGAGTTGACCGAACGGGGTGTGGCGGTGTTCCGTGCTGACACGAGCTGGTTTCCCAACAGGCTTGTGCTCGACGCCGGTCTTGACGCCACCGGACGGTGGACTGGTGCGCTGGTCACCGAACACCGCCGCGTCGATCTGGAAGCGATCACCGCGGTCTGGTACCGCGACCCGGCTGCGTTCCGGTTTCCCGACTCACTCACCGACGTCGAACGCGCCTATGCCCATCGCGAGGCCCGCCTCGGGTTCGGCGGAGTGCTTGCAGCCCTGCCCGGCGTGCTGTGGGTGAACAACCCGAACCGGGCGGTGGATGCGATGTTCAAGCCGGTGCAACTCGCCACCGCCGCCGCGGGTGGACTGCGCGTGCCTGCGACCCTGGTCACCAACGACCCGGCCGCCGTGACCGCCTTTGCCGCCGCCAACACTGACGACGGCGCAGAAAGCAGTAAGTCCGGAGTGGTGTGTAAGTCGTTCGGGTCCAACGCGGTGACCGAGGGCGGCCGACTCAAGGTCGCCTACACCCACCGTCTCACGGACGCTGACTTGGCCGACCTGCGATCGGTCGCCTCTACGGCGACACAGGTCCAACGTTGGGTGGACAAGAGCCACGAGGCTCGCGTGATCGTGATCGGCCGACGGATGTTCACCATCCTGATCCACGCCCACTCCGCCGCGGCACGGGTGGACTGGCGGGCCGATTACGGCGCGCTCACCTACGAACTGGTGGACACCCCGTTGGACATCGAGCGGGGCTTGCGCGCCTACATGGACATCCTCGGACTGGCCTACGCGGCAGTCGATTTCGCGTTCGACACCGACGGCCGCGCCTGGTTCCTGGAATCCAACGGCTCCGGGCAGTATGGCTGGCTGGAATCGCGAACCGGGGCGCCGATCAGTGCCGCCCTGGCCGACCTGCTCACCGAGGGAACGTCCTGGTGA
- a CDS encoding M14 family metallopeptidase — translation MSRFRRVPTALAVGICLAVSLASPAAGTDQRSTNHVEQATPAGVYLVEDTDTRALRTQVANLGVDVLTADDTSMTVVAAAEQLTGLRATGRPLTFLAEREAYFGGAPEEAPDGPSINAFPNGYQDYHDFAELTSALQRAADDHPGLAALSTIGTSVEGRNLWLMSITRAPAGSPEVLFTCQQHAREHLTREMCLRIVNRFTDGYGSDPAVTRLVDSRIIRVIPSVNPDGAEYDHATGSFRGWRKNRQGQGTDLNRNWGHQWGCCGGSSSSPSSDTYRGTGAFSAIETQRVRNYVASRVVGGEQRITAHIDFHTYSELILWPYGYTYSDTGPGLSAQDAAAFRALGTQMAQTNGYTPQQSSDLYITDGSINDWMWAAHGIYSYTFEMYPRSGGLNGFYPIDDVIGRETARNDAAVDLLLSYADCVPRVIGASCGV, via the coding sequence ATGTCCCGCTTCAGACGCGTGCCCACGGCCCTCGCCGTCGGCATCTGCCTCGCCGTCTCGCTCGCCTCACCGGCGGCGGGCACTGATCAGCGCAGCACGAATCACGTCGAGCAGGCCACCCCGGCAGGCGTGTATCTCGTCGAGGACACCGACACCCGTGCACTGCGGACCCAGGTCGCCAACCTCGGCGTGGACGTCCTGACCGCCGACGACACGAGTATGACCGTCGTCGCCGCCGCCGAGCAGCTCACGGGCCTGCGGGCCACCGGGCGTCCGCTGACCTTCCTCGCGGAGCGCGAGGCGTACTTCGGCGGCGCCCCCGAGGAGGCCCCCGACGGCCCGTCGATCAACGCCTTCCCCAACGGCTACCAGGACTATCACGACTTCGCCGAGCTGACGTCGGCCCTGCAGCGGGCGGCGGACGACCATCCCGGACTGGCCGCGCTCAGCACCATCGGCACCTCCGTAGAGGGCCGGAACCTCTGGCTGATGAGCATCACCCGAGCACCTGCCGGATCGCCCGAGGTGCTGTTCACCTGTCAGCAGCACGCCCGGGAACACCTCACCCGCGAGATGTGCCTGCGCATCGTGAACCGCTTCACCGATGGTTACGGCAGCGACCCCGCAGTGACCCGGCTGGTGGACTCCCGGATCATCCGGGTGATCCCGTCGGTGAATCCCGACGGCGCCGAGTACGACCACGCGACAGGCAGCTTCCGGGGCTGGCGGAAGAACCGGCAGGGACAGGGCACCGACCTCAACCGCAACTGGGGACACCAGTGGGGCTGCTGCGGCGGCTCCAGCAGTTCGCCGAGCAGCGACACCTACCGGGGAACCGGCGCCTTCTCGGCGATCGAGACCCAGCGCGTCCGGAACTACGTGGCCTCCCGCGTCGTCGGGGGCGAGCAGCGGATCACCGCCCACATCGACTTTCACACCTACTCGGAGCTGATCCTCTGGCCGTACGGCTACACCTACTCCGACACCGGGCCCGGCCTGAGCGCCCAGGACGCGGCGGCGTTCCGCGCACTGGGCACGCAGATGGCCCAGACCAACGGGTACACGCCGCAGCAGTCCAGTGATCTCTACATCACCGACGGGAGCATCAACGACTGGATGTGGGCCGCGCACGGGATCTACAGCTACACCTTCGAGATGTATCCCCGCAGCGGCGGCCTGAACGGCTTCTACCCGATCGACGACGTCATCGGCCGGGAGACGGCCCGCAACGACGCGGCGGTCGATCTACTGCTGTCCTATGCCGACTGCGTGCCTCGCGTGATCGGCGCAAGCTGCGGGGTCTAA
- a CDS encoding transcriptional regulator produces the protein MTEPFEEIAGLDRLLHEPARLAIATALSACAAADFRYLQRLTGLSKGNLSAHLAKLEAAGVVEIDKRFLGKKAHTSARLTETGLDAVTEYWRRLDRLRDEVRDWKPAEEP, from the coding sequence GTGACCGAGCCGTTCGAGGAGATCGCCGGCCTGGATCGGCTGTTGCACGAACCCGCGCGGCTCGCCATCGCCACTGCGCTGTCGGCCTGTGCGGCTGCGGACTTCCGCTATCTTCAGCGGCTTACGGGGCTGTCCAAGGGCAACCTCTCCGCGCATCTGGCGAAGCTGGAGGCGGCGGGGGTCGTCGAGATCGACAAGCGGTTCCTCGGCAAGAAGGCCCATACCAGCGCGCGGCTGACCGAGACCGGCCTCGACGCCGTCACCGAGTACTGGCGTCGACTGGACAGACTGCGTGACGAGGTCCGGGACTGGAAGCCGGCCGAAGAGCCGTGA
- a CDS encoding methyltransferase domain-containing protein, with the protein MTSRVSSEVVDWQPHAARLADELKAAGKLTAPEWRAAVAAVPRHHLVPAYYQHTPDGWVRIDTACETGLAAVYSNTVLLTAVENIGAGTVIRSSATQPGLMVRMLESLNLRDGQRVLEIGTGTGYNAALMSHRLGDDRVFSVDVEPDLVELARDRLAELGCHPTLVAGDGTAGLPEHAPFDAIIATCAVSAVPWAWVEQTRVGGVILIDLKTAVGAGSLVRLTRIASERAEGRFDPVYAAFMDLRHQAGAAPDQVRVRRDHSDARQRAARLDPRVPWNNLVVWFLASFVLGPGIAHGYTGPDTTRPPTAVWIATSDGSWAEITLTATDHGHAVAEGGPRRLWSILEDSHRQWLDLGEPGWGRFGLTVTPDRQTLWLDQPDSEHTWPVRS; encoded by the coding sequence GTGACCAGCCGCGTCAGCTCCGAAGTCGTGGACTGGCAGCCGCATGCGGCGCGGCTTGCCGACGAACTGAAGGCCGCAGGCAAACTCACCGCGCCCGAGTGGCGAGCTGCGGTCGCCGCCGTGCCCCGCCACCACCTCGTGCCCGCCTATTACCAGCACACTCCCGACGGGTGGGTGCGCATCGACACTGCCTGCGAGACCGGGCTGGCCGCTGTCTACTCCAACACCGTGCTGTTGACAGCGGTCGAGAACATCGGCGCAGGCACCGTGATCCGCTCCTCGGCCACCCAGCCGGGCCTGATGGTCCGCATGCTGGAATCGCTGAATCTGCGCGATGGACAGCGAGTCCTGGAGATCGGCACCGGCACGGGTTACAACGCCGCCCTGATGTCGCACCGGCTCGGCGACGACCGCGTGTTCTCCGTCGACGTCGAGCCCGATCTCGTCGAACTGGCTCGCGATCGTCTGGCCGAACTGGGCTGCCACCCGACGCTGGTCGCAGGCGACGGCACGGCAGGGCTGCCCGAGCACGCCCCGTTCGACGCGATCATCGCCACCTGCGCGGTCTCTGCTGTGCCCTGGGCCTGGGTGGAGCAGACCCGCGTCGGCGGCGTGATCCTCATCGACCTGAAGACCGCTGTCGGCGCGGGCAGCCTCGTCCGGCTCACCCGCATCGCTTCGGAGCGCGCTGAAGGGCGCTTCGATCCTGTCTACGCGGCGTTCATGGACCTGCGCCACCAGGCAGGTGCCGCCCCCGACCAGGTACGCGTGCGCCGGGACCACTCCGATGCCCGACAGCGCGCCGCCCGGCTCGATCCCCGCGTCCCGTGGAACAACCTGGTCGTGTGGTTCCTCGCCTCGTTCGTCCTCGGCCCCGGCATCGCCCATGGTTACACCGGCCCGGACACCACCCGGCCGCCCACTGCGGTCTGGATCGCCACCTCGGACGGCTCCTGGGCCGAGATCACCCTCACCGCCACCGACCACGGGCACGCCGTCGCCGAAGGCGGCCCCCGCAGGCTGTGGTCCATCCTCGAAGACAGCCACCGGCAATGGCTTGACCTCGGTGAACCCGGCTGGGGACGATTCGGACTCACCGTCACCCCTGACCGGCAGACCCTCTGGCTCGACCAGCCCGACAGCGAGCACACCTGGCCGGTGCGTTCGTGA